The nucleotide sequence CTCAAATCGCAAGAATAGCAAAAAAACAGAAACACAAACACCAACGACTaacataaaaaatttaaattaccaCGCGCGGCTGCTAATACTTATATGTGACTGTGAGTAATTGTCACTGTCAAACGCGTTTCGTTACCAGCAATTTTCATTTGCCATAAAATCGTTTGTGTAAGTTTTTATAACCGTTATGTGGAtaataactaattttataaaaatattaaagtaaatcaatgtttcttgtataatttgaaatatgtttataagtagtttcttttacttttttttgtacttaatgaAATGACATCAAGAAACGAAACGTTTGTATATGGTGTTGCCACCGCACTTACATATAAGTTTCAGATAGTTATGTGTTAGATAAATTATGTTTGTGAAACGCAATGTTTCTTATTCGGAACTTTTATCATCCGAATAATTTATGTGTAACATAGTTATTTGGAACTTTATCCATACATTCTGAAACAGACccttaatataatacttatctacttaatataaataaaacgaaaaacataagtagataattaattctgatttgtgaaaaaaaaactaagtgtttttgactcttgtcgattttgagcaatgaaaaatttcacaactaccagaccTATTTACGAAACAGTACCAAAaatatccacattaaaaaaatatatatttcaattctctttctaggatgtcaatatcaactgtgacaacaaaagggttgaaaaaaaactaaaatattgacagtagtaccaagggtagttttttcttgcccgtggtactaccagaccgcttggtagtactacgggaagaaaaatttgcccgtggtactactggtagtactattggtagtaccacgggcaacaaacgtaTTTTAACATCTCTTCTTTAGAGCTACCATTTTTACTtaccaatataattttaaaataccagAACATTTCATTCATTCCAAGTAAAACGGTTGAACCTGCTTTGAATGTTTCTTGCTCagataaaaggcctacgacaaaAATCTAATTGGTACTTACATAAGTATTATTTCTAATCTCGTACACAATTAGCCGGCTGCAGTTGCAGTATCGGTTGCAGTGGCGGCTGGTTGCAACACTCGGAGGCTGACTTACGTGTGTCAGATCACATGAAGTTATCTTACAATATGTAGACATGGTGGCAGAAGGTTAATAAGTTACTGAGAGATAAGTTTACTGAACTGTGTGACTTTATAGAGAAATTTTCTCGTGTTTGTGGAATGGTTAACAGCGCTTATTTCAGTTTCTTCTTCCACAGTCtgttccaatttgaaaaaatatttcagttatttgTGGGTACCCCATTTACCACTACTTTTATTACCTTGATTCCTGAAAATAGTTAAACATAAAAACCACAGCTGAACCAATTAGGTCCATAggtataatacatatttatttattgaatatcgCGTCTAGATATAACCTGTCACTAACCGGTGCCTTCGAATAGAACTGATTAATTAAAGTTTACTGGTGGCCTTTTGGGGAACAAGAATGCATAGGTATGTACTGAGGCATGCGACGAAAAAGGCTAGTAAGTAATTTGAAATGGAACACAATACCCCCTTTGTGTTTCTAGGCTTGTAAGGTACAATACTAACGaacacattttaattttaagatggGTGGTCGTACACACATATGCTTAAGTTCAATATGTTTTGAATTGTACCAAAATTGGGTATCCTCAAAAAATGCTCATCTTTATGAAGGATCATCTATCTACTAAATATCAataatgtatatattttaaacatacccacaacaactaaaataaactacattATGTGGACATCTCTACAAAAgtctcaaacaaaaacaaaaaaaagtgtcCCTTGACCTGCACTACCCCAAGCATCTGAAAGACTGGCCAAACTGGTATTTCTGCATACACCGACGCAGTGACACATCTGCAAGCCATCTATTTGTTACAAGGTCGGCAGTCACGTTGCCAAACGATACCCGACAGAATTATTCCATATCCATTGAGTAacagctataaataaatatttccataCTCTATATGTATAGGAAATTACTTTCTGTGAAGGTCGTGACGAAAGTTGTGTTGAAAGTCTTGTTATTTTGCTTTTTATGTGAAATAATTGTGAAGCTTGTGGCCATGACATCGTGTGTgtgcataaaatatagcaatgCGAGTACCGTTTCTTTCACCTGTAAGGATCAGCAAAAGTTGGGTTGTAGTCAAATAGTATGTTGATGCTCGTAAAGTAGGTTAACTGAAAGCCTGTACTTATCGCCTTTTCAAAAGGTTCCTGGCAGGTAATTGAACACGAAGCTGCTTTCTTCTGGATGGACTAGCAGTTTTCGAAGGAGATTAACCACTCACTCTTTATTCCTTCTCTGCCGTTTTTTCATCTTAGTGCTATGGACAAttcgacaccaccggagaaaGACCAGACACAAGACCGTCAATTTTAAGCCTGTTTAGTCGACTACTGACGTTTTACTGCGGTGGCTAAGCTTTATAGTTATAAAGTTTGCTATTATAGTTCTATAATATAAAAGTCAACATTTTTGTTTACAGCGGACGACTTCACAAAATGCCGGCAAAAGGACGCGAAACTGAACGAGTGCCTCAAAATGGCCGTCCCTGATGCGCTCCGGAGGATGAAGAAAggtaagttttatattaattgtaaAAACAGTACTTTTTAAATAACCACTCTAAAGATGGCTACTAGTGAATGCGATAGTTAAAATGTAAGAACAAAAACTTCGCGTGCGAAACAGCAAATGGTTGACTTTAGAGTGGTCAAATTAATTGATCAGAGCTGCAAAGATGTAAAATTGATTTAACTTTTTGTGTTCTAAAGTGTGTATGAAGTAAAGTTTTCCTAATACAGTTACTAGGGGAGATAAAAACAAGAAGAAAgtaatacaaacttaaaactaGGTATTTACAATGTAATTGTAGCATGTAGGTAGGCACAAAAGGTTTTGCCAACAAATTCATTACAGCAGAGTTGCATAAAACATTTTGACGAACAAATCGTTACGTGTGTGATGACTTAACAAAACAAATCAAGTCATTTGTGACCAACGCACGTGGTTTTCGCTTTATTTGAAGTCGCCTTCCGCATTACTGAATTTGACACTATTTTGAAGCACACGCGATTTTGATTCTATTGGAGAGAATCTAAGTAGGCAACTGTTTATGTAATCACAAGCTATTTCTCGAGATTTTGCCCTCAACCTTGGGGATCGTTTTCTCGTACCGGAAATGCACCTATAACTTCCAAACTctgaaagaatgtttcaaaacTCGTCAGTAGTTTGGAGACGTGTACaaacaatgaaagatttttttcctCTTTGTAATTTAAGAAGAAGACAATTAGGTATCTAAATCAAGAACTCCCAAATCAAAGAGTTGAAATAAATTCAGCTGTATATGAAGTGAATGACCTTCGCCACAAAGTAATCACAAGCTACCATTAAGTACCAGCTTCACGTCTCTTAAGACCACCAATTACAAAAGGCGTCCAGCAGTAACCTTCCAAGAATTGCAGAAATCTGCCAATAACCCCTCTTCCCTCCCTCGCAGGCATCCCCTCACTATCAGTGCCACAGATGGAGCCGCTGCACGTGAACAGCATCGACGTGGACTCCGGGTCAGGGCCGGTCGTCATCACGCAGATGTACAAGAACATCAAGCTTCATGGGCTCACTGACTCCGTGCTCACGCTGTATAAGTAAGTCTATCTTTAGATCATATCTTTGGGGTAAATAGGAGTTTGTATTGGCTATGTGCAAAGCGAGTAGTGGCGGACAGATAACGACCGCAGCGCACAACACGGCAGAAATTGGAAACAAATGCGGATGTTTCAAACCCGgttcttattattatattcattttacagtaaaactattgaataaattgcacttaaataatgtcaacaatactattttaatctttggttttatttatatttgcaaagaaaattataatgtttacattgttattatttgacAGCTTCCGCAAATGTTGTAAACGCTACGCGTCGCCACCGTCGCGCACATAGCCAATATAGTTagttatctgtactatataggtaatattgcaatattattgttaaaatacaaTCTTTGGGATAGGAATTACTATAAATATTGTCGTTGAAATATCCTGCTACGCAGTACAGTAAGTCCATTTCTTTTATAAATGGGTTCACACAAGCCTGGAAACTGTAACCATGACATGTGACTATTATCCTAGCTAGAGATAGCTAGAGAGATCTAGACTCCCTAATCTTTATTAGACACTGCCAAATCGTTTTGTAACACTTTCAttacataactaaaaaaaacattccagGGCTGATCTCAAAAACTACAGACTGAGGACGGACTCGATCACGCCCAAGATGGAGTTCATAGCTGACTACATAATGAGGGGCAGGATCTTACTGCTGCCGATACAAGGAAAAGGCCTCGCCAACATTACCATGGGTGAGTAGCGCCACCAAGTGGGCAGTAGCGGTACTAATAGTTACAGTAAGCGCCATCTGATGGGATAAAGTAGAACTATTGTTGTTGAAATTAGCGTCATCTATTGAGTAATAGTAGAACTACACGTGTTTATATTAACGCTATCTAGTAGGTAGCAGCAGAAATAAATTAACGCCCTGCAGTAGTTGAACATTACAAAAGTTCTTGTGATTTCAAGTTCTATGCATGATTTTTAatgggtgtactatgccaaatcgaatgacaaataatcgaatatcaattgatcgaccactataaatcgaaattctaaatactcgaacattcataatatcgaatggttattaaatcgaacattcaatacatcgcgcagttaCTAAAATCACAGTTACTCGCccaaaatttactaataaatcatattttaatctttaattcttatcttttaaaggtacattttgaaattttgtgtgaattaaaaaggcaaacgcgggattgggaagacctactttacaaaaaagaggcaaaagggatgataatgcgattgaaaaaatgttaaataataaaaactacatttaaatgtaaaaattattcataaattttggGTTTtacttgtattcataaaaaatataaatttttcgATAGGATTAATAcgcgatgcatttaacgctcgatcaaacgaacattcgatattttgaacactcgatgtattgactgcgcgatgtattaaatgttcgatttaataaccattcgatattatgaatgttcgagtatttagaatttcgatttatagtggtcgatcaattgatatttgattatttgtcattcgatttggcatagtacacccatttttaatattgctctgcttttgaaaaaatattttcagttcaTGGATAATTTTGCATTGTACGTGTCGTTATTCAAGTGCCTATAACTACATTACAACGCAAATTCTTCAAATTACTTTATAACATTTCCAGTGAACTTGGTAGTGAAACACGACCTGATAGGAGAGCCGGTAACACGCGACGGACAAACATACATGCACATCAAGGACTATAGAGTGCGGTTCATCCCACAGCGAGTACTGCTCAACTTCAGCAACCTCTTCAACGGAGACAAGGTTCTCGGAGACAATATGAATGAGTGAGTAGAGCCTACTAGAATGTTTAAAGCAATGTGTAGTTGGTGATAAACTTAGTGGCACCTCGCGTCATTAATCGTAGAAATAACAGCGGGTGGTCGAATACTGGTGGAGTAGAGCGCCCGCGGCAGTGCCCGTCGGACTGTGTGTTGAGCCTTGAAGGAATACATTGGGAGAGTAtaatataagggagtatataagccCCAGCGGAGCCCAACAGaaccaaggtctgccggggctgcgggattgttcgaaagagttaccgcagccctggtacataaaaggcctacgacggaacacgacggttttaagacagtaagagtctgacaccgctgctaacccacagcgggagggatcatttgatgataattgatgtgtttaaaaaaatggagtatataagggaataGATAAGGAAGTAAATAAGGTAGTACATATGGAAGTAAAAAAAGGAGAAAAAAAAGATATCATAGGGAAAGTACATAGAGGAAGTATAATACATAGGAATAGATAAGGGTGTTTTGAGTAAATAAGGTTACATAGGGTACTTAGGGTACTTAGGGTGCTTAGGGTAGTAAAAAAGGTAGAACAAAAAAGACTACATAGgggaagtacctacataatgaaGTACCTACTTCAAGGAATACCtgcatagaggagtacatacaAAGAAGTGTGACGTCAGTAAATAAGGGCATGCCCACATTGCCCACAACTGTGGTAAAACTGGTAAACTTAAACTTTTTCACATACCTACGTATTTACCTACAATACCTTTAACTTTTCAGATTCCTGAACGCAAATTCGGACCTGGTCTTCAGCGAGCTGAAGGAATCCTATGAAAAAGCGCTCAGTTCAGTTTTCCAAAATGTCACAAATGAAATATTTGACAGAGTGCCCATGAACAAAATATTCCTTGaggattaatttattatactaaGCTGCGTCTGAGCAGCAAGACTTATTTGGTAGTTGCAATAATTAATGTAAGGACAATCCTTTAAATAATAGAACTTTAGAAATAATACATCTTCAAGTATGAGGTATTTATTGAAGCTGCTTTAACTAGACTTCGTTATCGTAAGTTAAGATTAATTAAGAATAACTtaatttgtaagtaaataatttgataaaaactattgaattttatttgccTCTAATATCTCATTTGTTATTActataatttaaattgaaattggtCGAAGATTGACTTTGTACAATTTCTTTCTGGGAGTCAGAAACATTATTCGTAATAACGCCATCTGTTGTCTAATACTAGAACTTTTGCCGATAAGACGTCTTGGTTGGCTGGTGCAGGATCGGTTCCCTCGCTATTATCTTGGGGTTCCTTTCGTTCAGTTCTACGTCGGGTGGCTTTCTTCCAAGATTGGCTTGCTGAGCATGTTTTAAGCAAATTGCTTTGCAGAATGATTCGTTAATTATGACTACTGAAATATCAATAATTCCACGATTAGTCTCTGACAGCAGTGTTGCCAActcaatttttatttaggtgTGTTTATTTCAATGAGTATTTTAACTATTATCAATtcgttatttataaaaacaatccTACC is from Helicoverpa zea isolate HzStark_Cry1AcR chromosome 19, ilHelZeax1.1, whole genome shotgun sequence and encodes:
- the LOC124639484 gene encoding protein takeout-like; the encoded protein is MFDSLLFVAFLASCVGADNFSLPDDFTKCRQKDAKLNECLKMAVPDALRRMKKGIPSLSVPQMEPLHVNSIDVDSGSGPVVITQMYKNIKLHGLTDSVLTLYKADLKNYRLRTDSITPKMEFIADYIMRGRILLLPIQGKGLANITMVNLVVKHDLIGEPVTRDGQTYMHIKDYRVRFIPQRVLLNFSNLFNGDKVLGDNMNEFLNANSDLVFSELKESYEKALSSVFQNVTNEIFDRVPMNKIFLED